In Shewanella sp. MR-4, the genomic stretch TCGCGATACAGGCTCTGTCTGTCGCGAATGACGTTAAGCTGAATTTCACTGCGACTGGAAAGATCTAAACCTATTACAACCAACATAATGACAACGGCTGCGCCGTAACCTAAAAAGCGTGGCGAGCGCCAGTTGGAATGGGTGATGCCCTTTAATTCATTCTCGCTGACATAGCTAATTAGGTTTTGTTTGTAGTCGAATTTTTGCATGGTTTCATTACAGGCATCGACACAGGCGCCGCAGTTAATGCACTCGTATTGTAGGCCTTGGCGAATATCAATCCCCGTCGGGCAGACTTCGACACATAAGTTACAGTCAACACAATCACCGAGTTCAGTCTGTTGTTTGCGCTTACGTGGGCCGCGTGCTTCGCCGCGTGCGGCATCATAGGTGACGGTTTTAGTGTTGGCATCGAACATGACGGCCTGAAAACGCGCGTAGGGGCAACAGTGTAAGCACATTTGCTCGCGCATCCAGCCAGCATTTAAGTAAGTACAAATCGCGAAAAACCATACCCAGCAGGTCGTCCAAAAGCCGGCGTTGCCGGTAAAAATATCCAAATAGAGTTCGCGGGCGGGGATGAAATAACCGATAAATCCACAGCCAGTAATTAAGGCGGCTAATCCCCACAGGCCGTGTTTGAGGCTTCTTTTACCGAGTTTATTGGCTGACCATGGCGCCTTATCCAGCAATTTACGTTTGTTGCTGTTGCCCTCAATTCGGCTCTCGAGCCAGACAAACATAAAAGTCCACGCGGTTTGCGGGCAAAGATAGCCACACCAGACGCGCCCCCAAAACACAGTAATGAAAAACAACCCAAAGGCGGCGGCAATAAATACCCAAGCGAGTAAGGTGAAATCCTGTGGCCAGAGCGTGAGGCCGAAAAAGAAGAACTGCTGCTGACTCACATCCAGCAATATCGCTTGCCGACCATCAAAGGAAATAAAGGGCAGAGCAAAAAACAGCAGTACTAACAGGCTATTCATTGTGGTTCTTAGGCGCTGAAAATAACCCTTCTGCTCTCGGAAATGAATCTGACCATTCACGGGGGTTGGTTTATCGTCCGCCTGGATATTTTTTACGGGGATAAATTGCTCAGCAGAGGGGCGCTTGGCGTTCTCTCTGTGTTGGGTGTCACTCTTGGGCATATGCTGTCCTAACGGCTTAAATAAGATTCGGCTCCCTATAGCAAACGTTAGGCCAAGAGTTTTTTATTTTAAATTATTGATATTTAATGATTAAGTGTATTTGCGATTTAGTAGGTGTCGCGATATATCGCTAATTGGCGATATATCGCGTTTTTAAAGCTATTCTTCCGCAGGGGTTTGACGTGTAATCCCGAGCTTCTTCATCCGCGATCTGAGTGTACTTGGCGGGACGCCGAGCACATTGGCCGCACCATTGGGGCCCGAAATACGCCAATTGAGCTGCTTTAATGTTTGCTCTATGTGTTGTGCTTCCGCCTCGGCCAAGGTTTGCAATGGTGAAGCCGCGGTTTGAGTCTGCAGGTGATTCGTGGGCATGGCATGGATTTGTAAAATATCCGTTTGAGATAAAATGGCCTCCCGCTCGAGGATATTTTGCAATTCACGCACATTACCCGGCCAGCTGTAGGCCATCAGTTTTTGCAGACCTTTTTGGCTCACGCCGCGCAGTTTCTTACCGAGTTTGCGGTTTAGGGAATGCAATATGTGGCTGACAAGCTCGGGCATGTCCTCAAGTCTTGCTCTCAGCGGCGGCACTTGGATTGGGAAGACATTCAAGCGGTAATAGAGATCCATCCTGAATAAACCCTGTTCAACGCGCTTGAGTAAATCATGGTGACTGGCGGCGACTAAGCGAATATCGACCTTAATGGTTTCACTGCCGCCGAGTCGTTCGAAGGATTGCTCTTGGATCACCCGCAGCAAC encodes the following:
- the ccoG gene encoding cytochrome c oxidase accessory protein CcoG; amino-acid sequence: MPKSDTQHRENAKRPSAEQFIPVKNIQADDKPTPVNGQIHFREQKGYFQRLRTTMNSLLVLLFFALPFISFDGRQAILLDVSQQQFFFFGLTLWPQDFTLLAWVFIAAAFGLFFITVFWGRVWCGYLCPQTAWTFMFVWLESRIEGNSNKRKLLDKAPWSANKLGKRSLKHGLWGLAALITGCGFIGYFIPARELYLDIFTGNAGFWTTCWVWFFAICTYLNAGWMREQMCLHCCPYARFQAVMFDANTKTVTYDAARGEARGPRKRKQQTELGDCVDCNLCVEVCPTGIDIRQGLQYECINCGACVDACNETMQKFDYKQNLISYVSENELKGITHSNWRSPRFLGYGAAVVIMLVVIGLDLSSRSEIQLNVIRDRQSLYRETADNKVENTYQLKIRNKTQQTKQYQLAVNSEMPFSLIADPVITLAPGEQSDYPVTVLADKDAIPTGRKIIEFSVTDVSKPEQSVSQETGFFSP